In the Methanothermobacter sp. K4 genome, CGGATACAATACACAAGATCCTCAGGTCAATCTGCTGGAAATGCGGCAGGGTCCTGCTCACAGAGGTGGAGATTGAAGAGTACAGACAGCGAATACTCGAGGCGATGGAGAAGGAGGAGAGCCTCACACCCATAATAAAGGAGATATACGCAGAGGCCAGACGTGAGGAGTGCCCCCATTGTGAAGAGGAACAAGGCGATATAAAACTCGATAAACCAGTCTCCATCGTTGAGGGTGACTACAAGTTAACACCCAGCGAGGTTAGGGAAAGGCTTGAGAGGATAACCGACGACGACGCCCTCATCCTTGGAGTCAACCCTGAGGTTGCAAGGCCTGAATGGATGGTCCTCACAGTCCTCCCTGTTCCACCTGTAACTGTGAGGCCATCAATAACACTTGAAACCGGTGAAAGATCAGAGGACGACCTGACCCACAAACTCGTGGACATCCTCAGGATAAACCAGCGCCTCAAGGAGAACATGGAGGCAGGGGCCCCCCAACTGATCTTAGAGGACCTCTGGGAACTCCTACAGTACCACGTGACAACCTACTTCGACAACGAGGCCTCCGGTGTCCCACCTGCACCACACCGCTCCGGCAGACCCCTTAAGACACTTGCCCAGAGGCTCAAGGGTAAGGAGGGGCGGTTCAGGAGCAACCTCTCAGGTAAGAGGGTTAACTTCTCTGCCCGTACCGTCATCTCACCGGACCCCAACATAAGCATAAACGAGGTGGGAGTCCCTGAGATCATAGCCAGAGAGGTCACAGTACCAGTCTACGTTACAGAATGGAACATAGACCGCATAAGGGAGTACATAGAAAATGGGCCCGACGTACACCCAGGAGCCAACTACGTCATAAGGCCAGACGGCCGCAAGATAAGGATCTCCACCAAGAACAGAAAAATTATTACTGGGAACCTGAAACCAGGTTACATTGTTGAAAGGCACCTCAAGGATGGTGACATAGTCCTGTTCAACCGTCAGCCATCACTCCACAGGATGTCCATGATGGCTCATGAGGTCCGCGTCCTCCCCTACAAGACCTTCCGTCTGAACCCGTGCGTCTGCCCCCCATACAACGCAGACTTCGACGGGGACGAGATGAACATGCATGTACTCCAAACTCAAGAATCAATAGGAGATGCCAGGACACTCATGATCGTCCAGGAGCATTTTCTGTCACCAAGGTTTGGCGGCCCTATCATAGGTTCTATAAATGATCATACTTCAGGTTTATATCTGCTGACAAAAAATGCGGAATTTGATGAAGAGGATGCACTCCAGCTACTAAAAAGGGCTGGAATACCATTACCATCCAGAGAGGGTAGGAAATGGACTGGGAAAGAAATATTCAGCCTTATACTTCCCAATGACCTTAACATGACCTTCAAGGTAGACTCATGCAAAAAATGCAAGGAATGTCTTGAAGAGGAATGTGAATATGATGCTTATGTTATAATAAGAAATGGAGAGCTTAAGGCTGGAGTAATTGATAAAGACGCTTGCGGTGCATTTTCAGGTAAATTGCTTAATAAGATAATAAGAGAATACGGTGCAAAAAAGGCAGGAGAATTTTTGGAATCCTCAATGAGGGTGGCACTAACATTCCTGATGAAAACAGGATTCACAGTAAGCATCAGGGATTTTGAGATTGCAGAGAATGCTGAAGATATGATAACTGAAGAGCTCAGAATAGCAGAGTCAAGAATTGACCAGATCGTTGATGCATATGAAAACGGAACGCTTGAACTTCTGCCTGATAAAAGCCCTGAGGCGACCTTGGAGATAGAGATAATGGACATCCTTTGGAATGCAAGGGAAACCTCCGAAAAAATAGTGGAAAACTGCCTGGCAATGGACTGGAATCATGCATTCATAATGACCAGAACCGGTATTAAGTGCTCCATGATCAACCTCACACAGATATCAGCCTTTCTGGGGCAGCAGTCAGTGAGGGGTGGCCGAATAAGCAGAGGATACAATAAGAGAACACTTCCACACTTTAGGAAGGGAGAAATCAGTGCAAAGTCCCGTGGATTCATACACTCAAGCTACATGAAAGGCCTCGACCCCATAGAATTCTTCTTCCACGCTATAGGTGGAAGGGAAGGCCTTGTTAATAAAGAAATCCGCTCTTCCCATAGTGGTTACATGCAGAGGCGTCTTGTAAACGCCCTCCAGGACCTCAGAGTCAACGAGGACGGAAAGGTCGTTGACAACAGGGGATTTATAATACAGACAAGATTCGGT is a window encoding:
- a CDS encoding DNA-directed RNA polymerase subunit A', whose amino-acid sequence is MALKKISRINFGLMSPEDIRKMSVTQVVTPDTYDEDGYPIENGLMDPRLGVIDPSLRCRTCGAKGGECPGHFGSINLARPVIHVGFADTIHKILRSICWKCGRVLLTEVEIEEYRQRILEAMEKEESLTPIIKEIYAEARREECPHCEEEQGDIKLDKPVSIVEGDYKLTPSEVRERLERITDDDALILGVNPEVARPEWMVLTVLPVPPVTVRPSITLETGERSEDDLTHKLVDILRINQRLKENMEAGAPQLILEDLWELLQYHVTTYFDNEASGVPPAPHRSGRPLKTLAQRLKGKEGRFRSNLSGKRVNFSARTVISPDPNISINEVGVPEIIAREVTVPVYVTEWNIDRIREYIENGPDVHPGANYVIRPDGRKIRISTKNRKIITGNLKPGYIVERHLKDGDIVLFNRQPSLHRMSMMAHEVRVLPYKTFRLNPCVCPPYNADFDGDEMNMHVLQTQESIGDARTLMIVQEHFLSPRFGGPIIGSINDHTSGLYLLTKNAEFDEEDALQLLKRAGIPLPSREGRKWTGKEIFSLILPNDLNMTFKVDSCKKCKECLEEECEYDAYVIIRNGELKAGVIDKDACGAFSGKLLNKIIREYGAKKAGEFLESSMRVALTFLMKTGFTVSIRDFEIAENAEDMITEELRIAESRIDQIVDAYENGTLELLPDKSPEATLEIEIMDILWNARETSEKIVENCLAMDWNHAFIMTRTGIKCSMINLTQISAFLGQQSVRGGRISRGYNKRTLPHFRKGEISAKSRGFIHSSYMKGLDPIEFFFHAIGGREGLVNKEIRSSHSGYMQRRLVNALQDLRVNEDGKVVDNRGFIIQTRFGEDGVDPAKSDYGKIVDLDSLVEEIRISSKSKFS